A genomic window from Vigna radiata var. radiata cultivar VC1973A chromosome 2, Vradiata_ver6, whole genome shotgun sequence includes:
- the LOC106780229 gene encoding QWRF motif-containing protein 3-like — MKHRSCRELRSNVNGFEEDDEMKKLDSDTAPKRLTLNENKAPIKETLVILRIELTENQIPHSLARRWISREEGTKVFSKYMGTKGGDSHDSWVSKTHKAVKKANNSVIGYVSSKSHWALSHGHISLRPPQPKSVEKIVSKGIDLFRHKKPLNIELVHQLRLLDNRFIQWRFANARACAVNHTIFLQVWGNFICALNTQAKLRYSMVLTRIEIEREKLEMKLDGILQSQMKLLKTWGSMKKQYAAAITLLQECLYSVACRVHLLEGAKMDLKLASVSQKRAVKLTNSMNSSLSAFLPLADEIAGLLSELAEVVVQEKFLLQEFNDMFHTMCLLQLEESNLRCSLIQLNS; from the exons ATGAAACATAGGAGTTGCAGGGAGTTAAGAAGCAACGTCAATGGCTTCGAAGAAGACGATGAAATGAAGAAACTTGATTCTGATACTGCTCCTAAAAGACTCACCTTGAACGAAAATAAAGCACCCATCAAAGAAACTTTGGTTATTCTAAGAATTGAATTGACTGAGAATCAGATACCACATTCTCTGGCAAGAAGATGGATTTCGAGAGAAGAGGGTACGAAGGTTTTTTCTAAATACATGGGAACAAAAGGGGGAGATTCTCACGACTCATGGGTGTCGAAGACGCACAAAGCGGTGAAGAAAGCTAACAATTCTGTCATTGGGTACGTGAGTTCCAAATCTCACTGGGCATTGTCTCATGGCCACATTAGCCTGAGGCCACCTCAACCCAAAAGTGTGGAGAAGATTGTGAGCAAGGGCATTGATCTCTTCAGACACAAGAAACCTTTAAATATTGAGTTGGTTCATCAACTACGTTTGCTTGATAATCGTTTCATCCAATGGCGGTTTGCAAATGCAAGAGCTTGTGCTGTGAATCACACCATTTTCCTTCAAGTTTGG GGCAATTTCATATGTGCTTTGAATACTCAAGCCAAACTGCGATATTCAATGGTACTAACGAGGATAGAAATTGAGAGAGAGAAGCTTGAGATGAAACTAGATGGTATACTGCAATCTCAA ATGAAGCTATTGAAAACATGGGGAAGTATGAAAAAGCAATACGCAGCTGCAATCACCTTATTGCAAGAATGTTTGTATTCTGTTGCATGCAGAGTTCATCTTCTGGAAGGTGCTAAG ATGGATTTGAAATTAGCATCAGTTTCTCAGAAGCGTGCAGTGAAGCTAACAAATTCCATGAACTCATCCTTATCTGCATTTTTACCTTTG GCTGACGAGATTGCTGGATTGCTATCAGAATTAGCAGAAGTTGTTGTACAGGAGAAGTTTCTCTTACAGGAATTCAATGATATGTTCCATACCATGTGTCTCCTTCAG CTTGAAGAAAGCAACCTGAGGTGCAGTCTTATTCAACTTAAttcttga